One window of Rhizobium leguminosarum genomic DNA carries:
- a CDS encoding Shedu anti-phage system protein SduA domain-containing protein, producing the protein MRAPQVAWFCSAHWPDFTPALTEEGLRAIAEVARRSPSVKNESFAIEVFCKVAAGENLDLHGLLGPVVNEAVALSVANIDVQRTARALLSDLILDMESDDTVAARAGLALIGFGYTQSKAGVELIAAISRRWFAVSTPVLKQYEDLISDSADDESEFQRFLEAYPQLLDPLALTIWPQPDLFGFKEPDFVIQRTDGTYLVVEIECPSKKLLTAIGQLSSSAGHAEFQALEYRRHLMEKIADVRIHFPEFKEPDCLVVVGLERDLNPKQRDALHMINRGRNHVRIVGFDWLLERAKTIASNVTQHSAEVKRNLRIV; encoded by the coding sequence ATGCGTGCGCCACAAGTGGCCTGGTTTTGCTCCGCCCATTGGCCTGATTTTACTCCGGCGTTGACAGAAGAGGGCCTACGAGCGATAGCGGAGGTGGCGCGCCGAAGCCCATCGGTGAAAAACGAGAGCTTCGCAATCGAGGTATTTTGTAAGGTCGCTGCTGGAGAAAATCTGGATTTGCACGGACTGCTAGGTCCTGTCGTAAATGAAGCGGTGGCCTTATCGGTGGCCAACATCGACGTTCAAAGGACAGCTCGAGCACTCCTCAGCGACCTCATCCTGGACATGGAATCAGACGATACAGTCGCTGCTCGGGCGGGACTGGCGTTGATTGGGTTTGGCTACACTCAGAGCAAGGCCGGCGTCGAGCTGATTGCCGCGATTTCCAGACGGTGGTTCGCTGTCAGTACGCCAGTGCTGAAACAATATGAAGACTTGATCTCCGACAGTGCAGACGACGAGTCCGAGTTCCAGAGGTTTCTGGAGGCCTACCCACAGCTGCTCGATCCACTAGCATTGACCATTTGGCCACAGCCCGACTTGTTCGGATTCAAGGAGCCGGACTTTGTAATTCAACGGACCGACGGAACCTATCTGGTCGTCGAAATAGAGTGCCCCAGCAAGAAATTGCTGACCGCCATCGGCCAGCTTTCATCATCCGCAGGACATGCAGAGTTCCAGGCTCTGGAATACAGACGGCACCTCATGGAGAAAATTGCCGACGTCCGCATTCATTTCCCCGAATTCAAGGAACCGGACTGCCTCGTTGTTGTCGGCTTGGAAAGGGACTTGAACCCTAAACAACGCGACGCGCTGCACATGATCAACAGGGGACGAAATCATGTTCGCATTGTGGGTTTCGATTGGCTGTTGGAACGGGCGAAAACGATAGCCTCGAACGTTACTCAGCACTCTGCCGAGGTGAAAAGAAATCTCCGGATCGTTTAG